In Choloepus didactylus isolate mChoDid1 chromosome 11 unlocalized genomic scaffold, mChoDid1.pri SUPER_11_unloc2, whole genome shotgun sequence, the sequence TGAAACAGTCAACCACATCCAAACATcggccttcctcctcctcctcttcttccaccTTGGGCATATTATGGAAGAACCCCAGGGAAAGCGATTCTACATGGTGACAGTTCTTGATACAAAACGATGAAACCACGTGGTCCATCCTGGTGGAGAGATTGATCTCAATTTTGGGGAAATGGTCCATGGCCCTTTGCACGAACTCCTCCTCCTGCATCTCGTACAAACAGTAGAACAATTCCAGCTGGCTGGGCTGGATCTGCAGCTTCTTGGCCTTGGCTTTTGCTTCTATCCATTTCAGCAGCTCCAGTCTGATCTGCTGTGAGATTTTGcaactcaattttttttccaagtaagAGGTTCGCTCCTGGTTTATGAGGCCAAAAAGGAAACGGACAACAAAAATCAAATACCCTTTCTCAAATTTCCCGTAATTTTCAAGGAGTTCGGTCACATCTCGGTTGGGTAGTTTCGAACATCTCCGGGGCATGCTCTTCTTCCCCACTGCTTCCTCCTCTTCCAGGAGATAGTACATGGCAGCAAAGAACTCCTGGAAAGTCATGTGGATGAAGCTGTAGAATTTCTCACAGTCCACCTCCTTCTGAAACAGGTTCATCCTCAGGAAAGCTGACACATCAGCCTTTTGCAGCCCATGCTTTCTGAGGTCACACTCTTCGAACAGTATTTTCTGATTCCAGATTCCATCTGCAGCTAAAGAGCAGAGCCCCCTGAGGTTGGCAGAGAGTTGGTGATCCTTGCTTCCTCCTCTGGGGTGCAGCAAACTCGAGAGAAAAAAGATGTACACTGCAGTGGTCGTCTTCGATGTCTGCGCGAGGGACTTGCCACTCTCCATCTGCTGCTTCAGCCCGGTGCACACAATCCAGCAAACCAGGGGAATAAAGCACATGGTGAACAGGATCTCATTCTCCTGAATTAACCGGAAGGCTTCCCTGGCTTGGTCCTCATCTGAGAAATACTTAAAGAAATACTCCTTCCTCTTGACCTCTGAGAAGCCCAGGATCTCCACATGACGGGGGTGGTCCAGTAAGTGCTGGAGCTTCTCCAGGGCCACGGGTCTTGTGGTGATGAGCAGGGAGGCCTCGGGAAACAGCTTCTTTCTGATGAGGCTACTCAGGAGAATGTCTCCTCGCTCTACCTTCTGCCAGTTCGTGCAGAACTCCCCTGTGTGCTCGTCGAAGGCACCTTGCAGCTCGTCAAAGCCATCCATGAGGAACAGGATTTTGGATGGCTTGTTCACAATCTTGCTTATGGGTGGGTTTGGGTCTGGGCAGCAGCTAACAATCAGGTCCCCCAGACTCCTCTTTGTCATGAGGCTCACCTCGCGACAGTGGATGTAGAATACATAGTCAAACCTGTCTTTGAAAAGTTTCCCTGACGCCCAGTCCAACATAATCTTCCGGGCCAGTATCGTTTTCCCAATACCCGCCGCTCCCTGGAACACCACCGTGTGCACAGGCTCAGAGTTTCCATCATCAGGATCAAACAGGAGTTCCACATTAATGGCGCTCACGACATTGTCCCTCGTCTTGGCTGAGGTTCTCGCGATGGCCAGGAGCTCGTGCTCCCTCTCCTTCTGGCTTGCGTGCTCCTTGACAAGCAGCAGCCGGGTGAAACGTTTGTTGAGGTTCACACTCTCACCCAGACGGGCATTTCTGTCTTCAATACACTGGAATCTGCTTCGTATGTATTTCGTGTATTTCCTACAATAATCTAAGGCAAAGACAGAAAGTTAGACATTGGAGAAAGCCCCTCATGCACCCGCCTCAGATAAGCTATAAACAGGGGGCTGTGATCAGCAGAAAGTGGCGTCTGAAATTGAGAAAAGAGATGGAGTCAAGAATCCACTGGGTGCATATGGAATGTCCTCTAAAATCTGGTGTCAAATTCTTCATGACGACAATGAAGCAGACAGAAAGTTACTCTATGTGTTGCTGCCAGACAGAAAATCCTTTGTTTAATCATGCTTCTTTGAGTAGTCTGGAGCCCATGACTTTCAAAACCAGAAATATTTTATCACCTCCCTCTGGTTCTGGAACTGCAAAGAGCCAAGCAGACCTGAATCCAGTTTCTTCAAATGACAATGAATTTCCTGAGATAAATGTCTGCAACCCAGCAAGGGTGAGGAATAATGATTAAGGGCTTGTAGGATGGCCAAATTATCCAGCTTTGCAGTACCTCTTGAACTGGGTCTCAAAACTGAATTGGATGcaccagcacattaaaagaattatactccatgatTAAGTGAAAttaattccaggtatgcaaaggtgtttcaccataagaaaatcaattagtgtaatacaccacattaacagaatgaagggaaaaaacaaaagatcACCTGAGTTGGCACATAAAAGACAACTGACAAAATCTAGCagcccttcttgataaaaacaattagaaaactaggaagagaagaaaacatcctcaacatgataaaggacacatAGGAGAAACCCACAATGAACATCATACTTCAGGGAGACAGACTTGAAAGGTTTCCcgctaagatcaggaaaaagacaaaccCACTATCACctctgctattcaacattgtgctggaagttctagccagagcaattaggcaataaaaagaaataaaaggcatccaaattggaaaaaaagaagtaaagctttcattattttcagatgacatgctCCTATATATAAAAGAAAGTCCTAGAAATTGcacaacaaagctcctacagttaataaatgaatttagcaaaatggcagagtacAAGAGCAACACTcctaaatcagtagtgtttctatacactagtaatgaacaatcagaagaaatcaagaaaaaagaccATTTGTgtagcaaaaaaaataaaatatctaggaataaatctaactaaggatgtaaaggacttatacacacaaaactacaaaccattgctacaaaaaatcaaaaacctaaataaatggaaggacattctctgttcatggattggaagactaaatattatcaagatgtcaactctacccaaagtgatttacagattcaatgcaattccaataaaaattccaaccaccttctttgaagaaagggaaaagccaatcatcaaatttgtatggaaagataaggggccccaaacagcCGATGCCATtgtgaaacaaagaaaaacaaagttgcaAGACTCAcagttcctgatcttaaaacttactacaaaaccacagtaatcaaaacatcatggtactggcacaggacagacacagaccaatggaacagaactgagagctcagaaatcagccctcacatttattatagactgatttttgacaaaggtgcaaagactactcaattgggaaaaaacagtctcttcagcaaatggtgctgggagaactatttgcaaaagaatgaaactatACCCCAACCTTGCATCTTGTACAAAAATCAGCTCAAAGTGaatcaagacctaaatataagagccagaactatataaaactcctagatgaaaatgTAGCGAAGCAGCATTAGAACCTTGTGCTAGGCAATGgtctcttagactttacacccaaagcacaagcaaacaaacaaacaaaaaaagacaaatgagacttaatcaaaattaaaaacttttgtgcatcaaaacacttcatcatgaaagtaaaatgacagcctactcaatgggataaaatatttggaaaccacttactCAATAAGGGTCTAatgtccagaatacataaagaaatcctacaactcaacaacaaaaggactgggcaaatgacttgaatagacatttcttcaaagatatacaaagggccaaaaagcacatgagaagatgctctacatcattagccattagagaaatgaaaatcaaaaccacaatgagataccatctcacaccgctAGAATGGCTCACATTTTTAAAACCaataattacaagtgttggagggaatgtagagaaattggaaccctcattcgTTGCCAGGGGGAATCTAAAATGGTAGAGCCACTgagaaaaacaatttggcagtcccttagaaagttaagtatgtaATTATATGACCCAGTGATCCCACATCTAGGTATATATCaaaagaatcgaaagcagggacccaaagagatatttgcacactgatgttcatagtggcatttttcacaactgccaaataatggaagcaacccaagtgtccaccaactgatgaatggataaaaaatatggaGTATATactatatacacacagtggaatattattaagccctaaaaaggaataaagttctgatacatgcaacaacatgaactttgaaaacatcaagTTGGGTGAAATAATCCATACACAAAAGCACAATATTACTGAtatcccactgatatgaaataatagtTAGAACAGGCAAAATCATAGAGGCAAGATCTAGgatatatgttaccaggggattgggtgggggtagagaatagggagtcaaggcctaaaatgtacagggttcctatttagaatgatggaaaagtcttggtgatggatggtggtggtggtagcacaacattgtgaatgtaattaaccacatgaattatatttgaattgcttaaaaggggaaattttaggttgtgtatatgttatgaAAGATAAACTTTTTTTCAAGAAATTGATGGAACTGCACGacatgaacagtgaaccctaagttaaactatggactacagtcactggtacaattataaaaatgtgtaaaaataaaataaaaaccaattaGAAACATCATTCCTGTtgcttactatttttttttttcctttttacaagaGAGATTCTGGAAAGATATTCCAGTAAATCCATCCACTCCTCTTCAAGGCCAAAACCCAATAGGTACCACTAAACCCATTTGCTTACCTTTCTTTTTTGAACAAATAGGAAGTCTGGCAAGATACCCCAGTAAACCTGGCCATTCATTTTCAAGGCTTCCTTCCTTGCATACAATCATGAGTTTAGAATCATGTGCATTATCTGAAtatagaaggggaaaaaaaaaatacaaagtgaGACAAACTCAGAATCCTAAGTAATGAGGCACTGAATGAGGCATGGCCAAACACCTGGCACAGGTAAAAGGCAACTGCCCTGGACATCTCTGCTAGGGATTGAATTACGACACGTGCATGTTCTGGTGGACTGAATGCATTTGCAAATAGCAGTTTTAAGATGGTGTTAGTTACGATGAGGACAAACTGAGTCCGAGTGGACCTTAAGATcaaatatgactggagtcctcatTAGCACGGGATATGTGGACAAAATCAGGTGATGAGGGGAGACAGACAgatgagatggagatggagattgAACTATGGATCACCTGCCAGCTATCACCAGAATCCTACATACTCCCAAGACAGCATGATCCTAGCAACACCTTAATtatggacttctagcctccacaaCTGTTAAACAagaagttcctgttgtttaagactatctgttatagcagccctggaaacctAAGAAAACCTCCCAAACTAAAACTGTGGCATCCAAGTTGCACAGGTGTGCAGTCAAACATCTAAAAATGAATAGCTGAGCTCCACCTGCCAAACTTTGCGTCCCGCACCATACCCAGGCTTGGAATCTCTTTCCCAGGCTGGGAAATTGGCAAATATATGGGGCAGGCAAAGTTTCTCtttatccttgtttgtctttGGCACTTCCCCACCCTAGACCTTATATTTTGAGGCCATCCCCAAGCACTCCAATGTCATCAAGATGACCATGGGCCAAGAAAGAACATCCTCCCCCATCTGAGCTGCCATAATCCCTCTGCACCACAGCTTGCACCTTCAAATGTAGATTTCTGGGTCTTCAAAGGTGAGAATTGCAAATTTGGTTTATATATAATTCAGGGGTTCAGAATCCTGGCTGACTTTAGATTCAATTGAGaagctttaaaaatatagtttccaGGACTTCACCCCCAGCAATTCTTTTTCAATCAGTCTGAGATGCAGCCCAAGCctaattatttcttaaaagctCCCAGGTGTGTCTATCATGTTTCCAGGGTTCAGAATCATTGCTATAAACAGTCACTAAATAATACATCCCAAAGATGCTCCTTTGGAGGAGAAATGTGGGTAAGGTAGAGCAAGAAAGAGGTGCTGGAGGAAATACATGGGACAAATCATTTTAGGTGGGTAGGGACCTATGGGCTACAAAAACAATTCCTGAAACTCGCCTACTTATTCCGAATCTAATTGGTATTAGTAACCCAATCACAAAGCATAATGCAAACTTTAATTCAGACCCAAACCCAATTCCTACCTGGAGTCTAATTCTAGACCAGAAAAAAGAACTTCTAATCCTATTGTAATTCTTCTGCCTCAAAACTCAGATATAGAAGCCAATGTGGCATCATAGATGCCAGATGACATGCCTGGCTTTGAATCCTGGCTGTCACTCTGACTAGAGTGGAGCCACGGACAATTAGAGCTGCCTCAAGGCAAACTTCACTCATTTGAAAGTATGGATGAAAACAGCACATAATCCAAGGGTTCTTGGAAGGAATGACAAGAAAATTGATGAAAATTGGTTAGCAAAGTACTTACCTAACTACTACTATTATACTTTAATctgtttatattatatataagtaCTGGTGAGACTGTAATTAGTATATTTAATTTGCTTAGAATATTATTATTCTCTCCCTGATTACCCTGCTGATTACATGTCACCATCTTCTCCTTATCTACCCATTCATTTTTCTGCCTGTCTTCCCCCGTCATTAACTCAAGGTTATCATCCTGTGATTTTCTAGGTTTCTCTGAGAACTTTGATATACCATGTCCATGCCCACATCAAGCCAGAAGGAAGACTCTAACCTCCAACATGTGCACAGGGATTAAGAGAATTTCTTTTACCATCCAATTTCCAAGGCAGTGACCAAGGGAAAGGCTTTCCACCACAGTTACATGATTCTGGAAAGTCCCCCCAACCCCTGCTCACAAACCATATGAAACAAAGACACAAGCTTTGTGATCAGGTTGAGGAGACACTGGAC encodes:
- the NLRP3 gene encoding NACHT, LRR and PYD domains-containing protein 3 isoform X3, with amino-acid sequence MKMASVRCKLAYYLEDLEDIDFKKFKMHLEDYPPEKGCLPIPRGQTEKADHLDLATLMIDFNGEKKAWGMAVWIFGAINRRDLYEKAKGEEPVWDNAHDSKLMIVCKEGSLENEWPGLLGYLARLPICSKKKDYCRKYTKYIRSRFQCIEDRNARLGESVNLNKRFTRLLLVKEHASQKEREHELLAIARTSAKTRDNVVSAINVELLFDPDDGNSEPVHTVVFQGAAGIGKTILARKIMLDWASGKLFKDRFDYVFYIHCREVSLMTKRSLGDLIVSCCPDPNPPISKIVNKPSKILFLMDGFDELQGAFDEHTGEFCTNWQKVERGDILLSSLIRKKLFPEASLLITTRPVALEKLQHLLDHPRHVEILGFSEVKRKEYFFKYFSDEDQAREAFRLIQENEILFTMCFIPLVCWIVCTGLKQQMESGKSLAQTSKTTTAVYIFFLSSLLHPRGGSKDHQLSANLRGLCSLAADGIWNQKILFEECDLRKHGLQKADVSAFLRMNLFQKEVDCEKFYSFIHMTFQEFFAAMYYLLEEEEAVGKKSMPRRCSKLPNRDVTELLENYGKFEKGYLIFVVRFLFGLINQERTSYLEKKLSCKISQQIRLELLKWIEAKAKAKKLQIQPSQLELFYCLYEMQEEEFVQRAMDHFPKIEINLSTRMDHVVSSFCIKNCHHVESLSLGFFHNMPKVEEEEEEEGRCLDVVDCFTPCPHAACSHRLVNCYLTAQYCRGLFSVLSMNQSLTELDLSDNILGDPGVRVLCETLQHPGCNIQRLWLVSCSLTSACCQDLASVLSTNQTLTRLYMGENALGDSGVGILCEKMKQSQCNLKKLGMVNSGLTSACCLELASVLSTNQKLTHLYLRDNALGDKGIKLLCEGLMHPSCKLQILELDNCSLTSHCCWNLSTLLTSNQSLRELSLGNNDLGDLGVMLLCEVLKQRSCLLQTLQLHEMYFNHETKCALETLKEEKPELTIVFEPSW
- the NLRP3 gene encoding NACHT, LRR and PYD domains-containing protein 3 isoform X1 — encoded protein: MKMASVRCKLAYYLEDLEDIDFKKFKMHLEDYPPEKGCLPIPRGQTEKADHLDLATLMIDFNGEKKAWGMAVWIFGAINRRDLYEKAKGEEPVWDNAHDSKLMIVCKEGSLENEWPGLLGYLARLPICSKKKDYCRKYTKYIRSRFQCIEDRNARLGESVNLNKRFTRLLLVKEHASQKEREHELLAIARTSAKTRDNVVSAINVELLFDPDDGNSEPVHTVVFQGAAGIGKTILARKIMLDWASGKLFKDRFDYVFYIHCREVSLMTKRSLGDLIVSCCPDPNPPISKIVNKPSKILFLMDGFDELQGAFDEHTGEFCTNWQKVERGDILLSSLIRKKLFPEASLLITTRPVALEKLQHLLDHPRHVEILGFSEVKRKEYFFKYFSDEDQAREAFRLIQENEILFTMCFIPLVCWIVCTGLKQQMESGKSLAQTSKTTTAVYIFFLSSLLHPRGGSKDHQLSANLRGLCSLAADGIWNQKILFEECDLRKHGLQKADVSAFLRMNLFQKEVDCEKFYSFIHMTFQEFFAAMYYLLEEEEAVGKKSMPRRCSKLPNRDVTELLENYGKFEKGYLIFVVRFLFGLINQERTSYLEKKLSCKISQQIRLELLKWIEAKAKAKKLQIQPSQLELFYCLYEMQEEEFVQRAMDHFPKIEINLSTRMDHVVSSFCIKNCHHVESLSLGFFHNMPKVEEEEEEEGRCLDVVDCFTPCPHAACSHRLVNCYLTAQYCRGLFSVLSMNQSLTELDLSDNILGDPGVRVLCETLQHPGCNIQRLWLGRCGLTHHCCFDISSVLSSNQNLVELDLSNNVLGDSGVRFLCVGLRHLFCSLQKLWLVSCSLTSACCQDLASVLSTNQTLTRLYMGENALGDSGVGILCEKMKQSQCNLKKLGMVNSGLTSACCLELASVLSTNQKLTHLYLRDNALGDKGIKLLCEGLMHPSCKLQILELDNCSLTSHCCWNLSTLLTSNQSLRELSLGNNDLGDLGVMLLCEVLKQRSCLLQTLQLHEMYFNHETKCALETLKEEKPELTIVFEPSW
- the NLRP3 gene encoding NACHT, LRR and PYD domains-containing protein 3 isoform X2 produces the protein MKMASVRCKLAYYLEDLEDIDFKKFKMHLEDYPPEKGCLPIPRGQTEKADHLDLATLMIDFNGEKKAWGMAVWIFGAINRRDLYEKAKGEEPVWDYCRKYTKYIRSRFQCIEDRNARLGESVNLNKRFTRLLLVKEHASQKEREHELLAIARTSAKTRDNVVSAINVELLFDPDDGNSEPVHTVVFQGAAGIGKTILARKIMLDWASGKLFKDRFDYVFYIHCREVSLMTKRSLGDLIVSCCPDPNPPISKIVNKPSKILFLMDGFDELQGAFDEHTGEFCTNWQKVERGDILLSSLIRKKLFPEASLLITTRPVALEKLQHLLDHPRHVEILGFSEVKRKEYFFKYFSDEDQAREAFRLIQENEILFTMCFIPLVCWIVCTGLKQQMESGKSLAQTSKTTTAVYIFFLSSLLHPRGGSKDHQLSANLRGLCSLAADGIWNQKILFEECDLRKHGLQKADVSAFLRMNLFQKEVDCEKFYSFIHMTFQEFFAAMYYLLEEEEAVGKKSMPRRCSKLPNRDVTELLENYGKFEKGYLIFVVRFLFGLINQERTSYLEKKLSCKISQQIRLELLKWIEAKAKAKKLQIQPSQLELFYCLYEMQEEEFVQRAMDHFPKIEINLSTRMDHVVSSFCIKNCHHVESLSLGFFHNMPKVEEEEEEEGRCLDVVDCFTPCPHAACSHRLVNCYLTAQYCRGLFSVLSMNQSLTELDLSDNILGDPGVRVLCETLQHPGCNIQRLWLGRCGLTHHCCFDISSVLSSNQNLVELDLSNNVLGDSGVRFLCVGLRHLFCSLQKLWLVSCSLTSACCQDLASVLSTNQTLTRLYMGENALGDSGVGILCEKMKQSQCNLKKLGMVNSGLTSACCLELASVLSTNQKLTHLYLRDNALGDKGIKLLCEGLMHPSCKLQILELDNCSLTSHCCWNLSTLLTSNQSLRELSLGNNDLGDLGVMLLCEVLKQRSCLLQTLQLHEMYFNHETKCALETLKEEKPELTIVFEPSW